The following coding sequences are from one Thermostaphylospora chromogena window:
- a CDS encoding 5-dehydro-4-deoxyglucarate dehydratase — MNLSGVLFFPVTPFDDRGELAPGLLAEHISRGLAHRPGGIFVACGTGEFTSLSEAEHATAVQVAVRTAGGSVPVFAGAGGPLGAALNHAKAAKDAGADGLLLLPPYLTQGTPSGLVSYVRRIAEVGLPVILYQRGPLVLEPETVVELARIPGVVGLKDGLGDIDRIQRIVLAVREEIGDGFTFFNGLPTAELTMPAYRGLGVSLYSSAVFAFAPEIATAYLNGDDRLLGAFYAPLVRLRNRVPGYAVSLVKAGVRLRGLNVGTVRPPLVEPAPEHLEELSGLIKSGLALVGAA; from the coding sequence ATGAACCTCAGCGGAGTCCTCTTCTTCCCCGTCACTCCGTTCGACGACCGGGGTGAACTCGCCCCCGGCCTGCTCGCCGAGCACATCTCACGCGGGCTCGCGCACCGGCCCGGCGGGATCTTCGTCGCCTGCGGCACCGGTGAGTTCACCTCGCTGTCGGAGGCGGAGCACGCCACCGCCGTCCAGGTCGCGGTGCGGACCGCGGGCGGATCGGTCCCGGTGTTCGCCGGGGCGGGCGGGCCGCTGGGGGCGGCGCTGAACCATGCGAAGGCGGCCAAGGACGCCGGCGCGGACGGCCTGCTGCTTCTGCCTCCCTACCTGACGCAGGGCACGCCGAGCGGCCTGGTCTCCTACGTGCGCCGGATCGCCGAGGTCGGCCTGCCGGTGATCCTCTACCAGCGGGGGCCGCTCGTGCTGGAGCCGGAGACGGTCGTGGAGCTGGCGCGCATCCCCGGCGTGGTGGGCCTGAAGGACGGCCTGGGCGACATCGACCGGATACAGCGCATCGTGCTGGCCGTACGCGAGGAGATCGGCGACGGCTTCACGTTCTTCAACGGGCTGCCGACCGCCGAGCTGACCATGCCCGCCTATCGCGGGCTGGGCGTCTCGCTGTACTCCAGCGCGGTGTTCGCCTTCGCCCCGGAGATCGCCACCGCCTACCTGAACGGCGACGATCGGCTGCTCGGCGCGTTCTACGCGCCGCTGGTCCGGCTCCGTAACCGAGTGCCCGGCTACGCGGTGTCCCTGGTCAAGGCGGGGGTACGGCTGCGCGGGCTGAACGTGGGCACGGTCCGCCCGCCGCTGGTGGAGCCGGCACCGGAGCATCTGGAGGAGCTGTCCGGCTTGATCAAGTCGGGTCTGGCGCTGGTGGGTGCCGCCTGA
- a CDS encoding NAD-dependent epimerase/dehydratase family protein, with amino-acid sequence MLEAGSRIVVTGSAGRLGRSVVTALAAAGHEVIGVDVAAGTPSSCAQVLPADLTETGEAFEVMARYRPAAVVHLAAVATPFSRTDGFTYRVNTQLAFNVCAASTAFGVERVVVASSPTVIGYGAPGGWTPTRLPIDEEHPVAPWNAYSLSKLAAEHTMAMFARSSPGTAFAAVRPCFVVAPEEWEGAPTQSGHTIRERLDNPELAGVSLFNYLDARDASEMVLALLDRLPDLDSGEVFFAGAADALAREPLAELLPQVVPSTAEHAAVLTGTTPAFSSAKAERLLGWQPKRSWRTEMGDI; translated from the coding sequence ATGTTGGAAGCGGGTTCGAGAATCGTCGTCACCGGCAGCGCCGGGCGGCTGGGACGGAGCGTCGTCACGGCGCTCGCGGCCGCGGGCCACGAGGTGATCGGCGTGGACGTGGCCGCGGGCACGCCGTCATCCTGCGCGCAGGTGCTCCCCGCCGACCTCACCGAGACCGGTGAGGCGTTCGAGGTGATGGCGCGGTACCGGCCGGCGGCCGTGGTGCACCTGGCCGCCGTCGCGACACCGTTCAGCCGCACCGACGGCTTCACGTACCGGGTCAACACCCAGCTCGCGTTCAACGTCTGTGCGGCGTCCACCGCGTTCGGTGTGGAGCGGGTGGTCGTCGCGAGCAGTCCGACGGTGATCGGATACGGCGCGCCGGGCGGCTGGACGCCGACGAGGCTGCCGATCGACGAGGAGCACCCCGTCGCGCCGTGGAACGCCTACAGCCTGTCCAAACTGGCCGCCGAGCACACCATGGCCATGTTCGCGCGCAGCTCGCCGGGCACGGCGTTCGCCGCGGTACGGCCGTGCTTCGTCGTCGCCCCCGAGGAGTGGGAGGGCGCGCCCACGCAATCCGGTCACACCATCCGCGAGCGGCTGGACAACCCCGAGCTGGCCGGCGTGTCCCTGTTCAACTACCTGGACGCCAGGGACGCCTCGGAGATGGTGCTGGCCCTGCTCGACAGACTCCCCGACCTGGACTCCGGCGAGGTGTTCTTCGCCGGGGCGGCGGACGCGCTGGCCCGGGAACCGCTGGCCGAGCTGCTGCCGCAGGTCGTGCCGTCGACGGCCGAGCACGCGGCGGTGCTCACCGGAACCACGCCCGCTTTCTCCTCCGCCAAGGCGGAACGGCTGCTCGGATGGCAGCCGAAGCGGAGTTGGCGCACCGAGATGGGAGACATCTGA
- a CDS encoding carbohydrate ABC transporter permease translates to MTQTTLRRDAVLPPPVQTSAPPRRGAGRVSRWQIYVPLTLYLLFTLVPFYWMVVFAFRPRGSDSLLPWPITLENFDTVWNGLGFGIFFQNSLLVGLASLVATTVIALSGGYALARYSFRGKQLFLIALLCTQFIPGAMMLIPLFEIFRTLGLVNTLWSLVIAETVFQLPLSLILLSGFIKNIPMELEEAAWVDGCSRLRAFFAVVLPLLRPALVAVGSFAFINSWNNFLFALMFVSEQEKFTIPVGLAYTLGEFSVDFGALAAGGVVAALPVVLVFAVIQRYLVQGMSAGAVKG, encoded by the coding sequence ATGACCCAGACGACCCTCCGGCGCGACGCTGTGCTGCCCCCTCCGGTCCAGACGTCCGCACCCCCACGGCGCGGCGCCGGCCGGGTGAGCCGCTGGCAGATCTACGTCCCGCTCACCCTGTACCTGCTGTTCACGCTGGTGCCGTTCTACTGGATGGTGGTCTTCGCCTTCCGGCCCCGCGGCTCCGACTCGCTGCTGCCCTGGCCGATCACGCTGGAGAACTTCGACACGGTGTGGAACGGGCTGGGGTTCGGGATCTTCTTCCAGAACAGCCTGCTGGTCGGCCTGGCCTCGCTGGTCGCCACCACGGTCATCGCGCTGTCCGGCGGCTACGCGCTGGCGCGCTACTCCTTCCGGGGCAAGCAGCTCTTCCTGATCGCGCTGCTGTGCACGCAGTTCATCCCGGGCGCGATGATGCTCATCCCCCTCTTCGAGATCTTCCGCACCCTGGGCCTGGTGAACACGCTGTGGAGCCTGGTCATCGCGGAGACCGTGTTCCAGCTCCCGCTGTCGCTGATCCTGCTCAGCGGCTTCATCAAGAACATCCCGATGGAGCTGGAGGAGGCCGCCTGGGTGGACGGCTGCTCACGGTTGCGGGCGTTCTTCGCCGTGGTGCTGCCGCTGCTACGCCCCGCCCTCGTCGCGGTCGGATCGTTCGCGTTCATCAACAGCTGGAACAACTTCCTGTTCGCGCTGATGTTCGTCAGCGAACAGGAGAAGTTCACCATCCCCGTCGGTCTGGCGTACACGCTGGGCGAGTTCAGCGTGGACTTCGGCGCCCTGGCCGCCGGCGGGGTGGTGGCCGCGCTTCCCGTGGTGCTCGTCTTCGCGGTCATCCAGCGCTATCTCGTCCAAGGCATGAGTGCAGGAGCAGTGAAAGGTTGA
- a CDS encoding carbohydrate ABC transporter permease translates to MAIAQAPLGRRRRPPGRRPRTPYVLIAPAVIAMLGFLVYPMASVVYYSLQHYNVTKPWENGFAGLANFHRLLFDDPLFWQSLGFSVQWVGVEVGLQLIFGLVLALIVNETFVGRALSRALVFSPWAVSGVLTTGIWVLLYNPTTGVSRYLADLGLMEYGAAPLANPDTVFWSAILAELWRGVPFFAILLLADLQTIPKDLYEAASVDGANRMRRFLHITLPHLKDAIILSTLLRAVWEFNNVDLLYTLTGGGPAHQTTTLPLYVAVTAVQSHDFGYGSALTTAAFVILTFFSIAYLRLSKFGAR, encoded by the coding sequence ATGGCAATCGCCCAGGCGCCGCTGGGACGCCGACGCCGTCCCCCAGGGCGTCGGCCCCGCACCCCCTACGTGCTCATCGCCCCCGCTGTGATCGCGATGCTCGGCTTCCTGGTGTATCCGATGGCCAGCGTCGTCTACTACAGCCTGCAGCACTACAACGTCACCAAGCCGTGGGAGAACGGCTTCGCCGGGCTGGCCAACTTCCACCGGCTTCTGTTCGACGACCCGCTGTTCTGGCAGAGCCTCGGCTTCAGCGTCCAGTGGGTGGGCGTGGAGGTGGGCCTGCAGCTGATCTTCGGCCTGGTGCTGGCGCTGATCGTCAATGAGACCTTCGTCGGCCGCGCGCTCTCCCGGGCGCTGGTCTTCTCCCCCTGGGCGGTCTCCGGCGTGCTGACCACCGGCATCTGGGTGCTGCTCTACAACCCGACGACCGGCGTATCCCGGTACCTCGCCGACCTCGGCCTGATGGAGTACGGCGCGGCGCCGCTGGCCAATCCCGACACGGTCTTCTGGTCCGCGATACTCGCCGAGCTGTGGCGCGGCGTGCCGTTCTTCGCGATCCTCCTCCTGGCCGACCTGCAGACGATCCCCAAGGACCTGTACGAGGCGGCGTCGGTGGACGGCGCGAACCGGATGCGCCGCTTCCTGCACATCACGCTGCCGCACCTGAAGGACGCGATCATCCTGTCCACGCTGCTGCGCGCGGTGTGGGAGTTCAACAACGTCGACCTGCTCTACACGCTGACCGGTGGCGGGCCCGCCCACCAGACGACGACGCTGCCGCTGTATGTGGCCGTGACCGCGGTGCAGTCGCACGACTTCGGTTACGGCTCCGCCCTGACCACCGCCGCGTTTGTGATCTTGACCTTCTTCTCCATCGCCTACCTGCGGCTGAGCAAGTTCGGAGCGCGCTGA
- a CDS encoding LacI family DNA-binding transcriptional regulator, with the protein MAATIRDVAQASGVHVSTVSRTFSAPHLVSPATRNRVLAAAESLGYRPNRAARALTTGRTHNIGLIVADISNPFFPPLIKAAQAHARLRDYHVFVADTDEDPLVEEELIQTLAKQVDGVLLCSPRLNNRTIERLAADVPFVVVNRRVRGMSSVLMDVGHGARLAIAHLAALGHRKIALVAGPKASWTGGEMRKAATATAAETGVELVTIGPNAPTEQGGLAAVRDVLAAGVTGVLAYNDLVAIGLIEGLEEHGVAVPGQVSVIGVDDVVPGRFNRPRLTTVAMPTSAAGRAAVDLLLSSVSADEPATPALMTLETSLVIRDSTAPPP; encoded by the coding sequence GTGGCAGCGACGATCCGGGATGTGGCACAGGCCTCCGGCGTGCACGTCTCCACGGTCTCCCGTACCTTCTCCGCGCCCCACCTGGTCAGCCCGGCCACCCGTAACCGCGTGCTCGCCGCCGCGGAGAGCCTCGGATACCGTCCCAACCGCGCCGCTCGCGCCCTCACCACCGGGCGTACCCACAACATCGGGCTGATCGTCGCCGACATCTCCAACCCGTTCTTCCCGCCGCTGATCAAGGCGGCTCAGGCGCACGCCCGGCTCCGCGACTACCACGTCTTCGTCGCCGACACCGACGAGGACCCCCTCGTCGAGGAAGAGCTCATCCAGACCCTCGCCAAGCAGGTCGACGGAGTGCTGCTGTGCAGCCCTCGCCTGAACAACCGCACCATCGAACGGCTCGCCGCCGACGTGCCGTTCGTCGTGGTCAACCGCAGGGTGCGCGGCATGTCCAGCGTCCTCATGGACGTCGGGCACGGCGCCCGCCTGGCCATCGCCCACCTCGCCGCCCTCGGGCACCGCAAGATCGCCCTCGTCGCCGGGCCGAAGGCGTCCTGGACCGGCGGCGAGATGCGTAAGGCCGCCACCGCCACCGCGGCCGAGACCGGCGTCGAACTGGTCACCATCGGGCCCAACGCACCCACCGAGCAGGGCGGTCTCGCCGCGGTCAGGGATGTGCTCGCCGCCGGTGTCACCGGTGTCCTCGCCTACAACGATCTCGTCGCCATCGGCCTCATCGAAGGGCTGGAGGAGCATGGCGTCGCCGTACCGGGGCAGGTGAGCGTGATAGGCGTGGACGACGTCGTACCGGGGAGGTTCAACCGGCCCAGACTCACCACCGTCGCGATGCCGACGTCCGCCGCCGGGCGCGCCGCCGTCGACCTGCTGCTGTCCTCGGTCAGCGCGGACGAGCCCGCCACACCCGCTCTCATGACCCTGGAGACCAGCCTGGTCATCCGGGATTCCACCGCTCCACCACCGTGA
- a CDS encoding aldose epimerase family protein, translating to MTLEQFGKLPSGESVERYVLHAPGGPRVTVLTYGAIVQRIDVPDRDGRAANVVLHCDTLEDYMRRSRYFGAVVGRYGNRIAQGRFTLDGKTYELARNQEPNHLHGGERGFDRRVWRVEAVGDDTLTLSYTSPDGEEGYPGTLRATVTYTVTGGGDGDLGGGDLRIDYHATTDAPTVVNLTNHSYFNLAGAGNGDILGHVLTLDADRYLAVDEHKIPISAESVAGTPFDFTRPRAVGERMGEDHPQIAIGGGYDHCWIFNPGDGVKARLEDPGSGRVMEVLTTEPGVQFYAGGSLDSAATPYGPYAGLCLETQHFPDSPNRPDFPTTVLRPGEEYRSRTVYRFSTS from the coding sequence GTGACGCTTGAACAGTTCGGGAAACTGCCGTCTGGAGAGTCCGTCGAGCGCTATGTGCTGCACGCACCGGGCGGGCCGCGGGTGACCGTCCTGACATACGGGGCGATCGTGCAGCGCATCGACGTGCCCGACCGTGACGGGCGCGCCGCCAACGTCGTCCTGCACTGCGACACGCTCGAGGACTACATGCGGCGCAGCCGCTACTTCGGCGCTGTGGTCGGCAGGTACGGCAACCGCATCGCCCAGGGCCGCTTCACCCTCGACGGCAAGACCTACGAACTGGCCCGCAACCAGGAACCCAACCACCTGCACGGCGGCGAACGCGGCTTCGACCGGCGCGTCTGGCGGGTCGAAGCCGTCGGCGACGACACCCTCACCCTCTCCTACACCAGCCCCGACGGTGAGGAGGGCTATCCCGGCACCCTCCGCGCCACGGTCACCTACACCGTCACCGGCGGCGGGGACGGCGACCTCGGCGGCGGCGACCTGCGCATCGACTACCACGCCACCACCGACGCCCCCACCGTGGTCAACCTCACCAACCACTCCTACTTCAACCTCGCCGGCGCCGGAAACGGCGACATCCTCGGCCACGTCCTCACCCTCGACGCCGACCGCTACCTCGCCGTCGACGAGCACAAGATTCCCATCAGCGCCGAATCGGTCGCGGGCACGCCGTTCGACTTCACCCGTCCCCGCGCGGTGGGCGAGCGCATGGGCGAGGACCACCCGCAGATCGCGATCGGCGGCGGATACGACCACTGCTGGATCTTCAACCCCGGTGACGGCGTCAAGGCCCGCCTCGAGGACCCCGGCAGCGGGCGGGTCATGGAGGTGCTCACCACCGAGCCCGGCGTCCAGTTCTACGCGGGGGGCTCTCTCGACTCCGCCGCCACGCCGTACGGGCCGTACGCCGGTCTGTGCCTGGAGACCCAGCACTTCCCGGACTCGCCCAACCGGCCCGACTTCCCGACCACGGTCCTGCGCCCCGGCGAGGAGTACCGCTCCCGCACCGTCTACCGCTTCTCCACCTCCTGA
- a CDS encoding IclR family transcriptional regulator codes for MVREGSSIDKALAVLEAIAEHHRVTDIAAATGVSKSTVHRILQSLVEWGFARSDGSGGYEPGPRILTLAGRVMTRFDPARQAADALKALHERTGYTTHFAIRSGDEAVYVQKLEGRRPYQMPSRVGMSLRLHSTAIGKSILAHLPEDEVRAIAERTGLSPLTPNTLATTEDLLEHLVRVRAAGYAVDEEENVPGVLCVGAPVFDHTGQVLGGISISALAMDMSRADLELLAPEVVKAAREVSSALGAPTA; via the coding sequence GTGGTCAGGGAAGGCAGCTCCATCGACAAGGCGCTGGCGGTGCTGGAGGCGATCGCCGAGCACCACCGCGTGACCGACATCGCCGCGGCGACGGGGGTCTCCAAGTCGACCGTCCACCGCATCCTGCAGTCCCTCGTGGAGTGGGGGTTCGCGCGCAGCGACGGCTCGGGCGGATACGAGCCGGGGCCGCGCATCCTCACCCTGGCCGGCCGGGTGATGACCCGCTTCGACCCGGCAAGGCAGGCGGCGGACGCGCTGAAGGCGCTGCACGAGCGCACCGGCTACACCACCCACTTCGCCATCCGCAGCGGTGACGAGGCGGTGTACGTGCAGAAGCTGGAGGGCCGTCGGCCGTACCAGATGCCGTCGCGGGTGGGCATGAGCCTGCGGCTGCACAGCACGGCGATCGGAAAGTCGATCCTCGCCCACCTGCCCGAGGACGAGGTGCGGGCCATCGCCGAGCGCACCGGCCTGAGCCCGCTGACGCCGAACACCCTGGCCACCACGGAGGATCTGCTGGAGCACCTGGTCCGGGTGCGCGCCGCCGGTTACGCCGTGGACGAGGAGGAGAACGTCCCGGGCGTGCTGTGCGTGGGCGCGCCGGTGTTCGACCACACCGGGCAGGTGCTGGGCGGCATCTCGATCTCGGCGCTGGCGATGGACATGAGCCGCGCCGACCTGGAGCTGCTGGCGCCCGAGGTGGTCAAGGCCGCGCGGGAGGTCTCCTCGGCGCTGGGCGCGCCCACCGCCTGA
- a CDS encoding sugar kinase — MKQGAVVDVVVLGEPLVEFSADRPLTEAEDFRLSFSGDALNVSVAAAASGAAVALVTRVGRDELGRRLIRFAADRGVDTRWMAEDAGATGAYVVGADPSGEREFCYMRYGSAASRMTPADVDRSPIGEARVVVLSGITAAISDTCAHAVRHAAEAASGRVVYDPNYRPRLTGPEAARAVLADVAPHAALVKISAPGDSGALLGLTDPREVIRACLDLGARAVAVTCGERGVVLGEPDAEPIEIPAVPAEKVVDQTGAGDNWIGALSAWLARGEPLHQAVRAGVAAASISLAGQGGTGRVATREEITRLIA, encoded by the coding sequence ATGAAACAAGGAGCCGTCGTGGACGTCGTCGTGCTGGGCGAGCCCCTGGTCGAGTTCTCCGCCGACCGACCGCTGACCGAAGCGGAGGACTTCCGCCTGTCCTTCTCCGGCGACGCGCTCAACGTCAGCGTGGCCGCCGCCGCGAGCGGTGCCGCCGTGGCTCTGGTCACCCGCGTCGGCCGGGACGAACTGGGCAGGCGCCTGATCCGCTTCGCCGCCGACCGCGGCGTGGACACCCGGTGGATGGCCGAGGACGCGGGCGCCACGGGCGCCTACGTGGTGGGTGCCGACCCCTCCGGCGAGCGCGAGTTCTGCTACATGCGGTACGGCAGCGCCGCCTCCCGGATGACCCCCGCGGACGTCGACCGCTCCCCCATCGGAGAGGCCCGGGTGGTCGTGCTGAGCGGCATCACCGCCGCGATCTCCGACACGTGCGCGCACGCCGTGCGGCACGCCGCCGAGGCGGCCTCCGGCAGAGTCGTCTACGACCCCAACTACCGCCCCCGGCTGACCGGCCCCGAGGCGGCGCGCGCGGTGCTCGCCGACGTCGCCCCGCACGCCGCCCTGGTGAAGATCTCCGCGCCCGGTGACAGCGGCGCGCTGCTCGGCCTGACCGACCCGCGCGAAGTGATCAGGGCATGCCTGGACCTCGGCGCTCGCGCGGTTGCGGTGACCTGCGGGGAGCGCGGCGTCGTGCTCGGCGAGCCGGACGCCGAGCCGATCGAGATCCCCGCCGTTCCCGCCGAGAAGGTCGTGGACCAGACCGGCGCGGGCGACAACTGGATCGGCGCGCTGTCGGCCTGGCTGGCCCGCGGCGAGCCGCTGCACCAGGCCGTGCGGGCGGGGGTCGCCGCCGCCTCGATCAGCCTCGCCGGCCAGGGCGGCACCGGCCGCGTCGCCACCCGCGAGGAGATCACCCGCCTCATCGCCTGA
- a CDS encoding FtsK/SpoIIIE family DNA translocase, whose protein sequence is MATRTSKGASPGAGKGPARRPASSRTAPARRASTGKARSAPRSRSSSGALHQDPISWVFGLIGKVIVGLWLLLAHTVGTAARALGQNARELDPVHRRDGLGLAVLAGAITLASVIWRQAEGAVAEAIDGFVRGVFGSLAWSVPVMLALVAWRLLRHPDQNADTNRMIIGSGALVIGILGVIHVVNDTPYPSDGMDKVSAAGGMIGFLAAAPPASILPPFITIPLLLLLSGFGVLVITATPVHRIPERLAEVRHLLFQRSGEPVRGRSRRSGAGKGERAAKSGGRTGRQQGKPVPETIDEHEGERPYDTPVLREKDREEHAPEIVPGLVDETPAEEGAPPGAERSPEPPAPTPAPRTVEQLVLSPQAGPYVLPDLSLLRSGTPPKPQTKANTVVVNALTSVLEQFGIDAQVVGFTRGPTVTRYEIELGPAVKVEKVTALTKNIAYAVKSADVRILSPIPGKSAIGVEIPNTDKDLVALGDVLRSPVAQADHHPMIVGLGKDVEGRTIVANLAKMPHLLIAGATGSGKSVCVNGLISSILMRATPDEVRMVLVDPKRVELSVYEGVPHLITPIITNPKKAAEALEWVVGEMDRRYDDLAASGFRHVDEFNKAVRAGKLQPPPGSERVYRPYPYLLVIIDELSDLMMVAPRDVEDSIVRITQLARAAGIHLVIATQRPSVDVVTGLIKANVPSRLAFATSSLSDSRVILDQPGAEKLVGQGDALFLPMGASKPMRLQNAFISEKEITEIVAHCKAQMQAEYRDDVTAGSTTKREIDEDIGDDLDLLLQAAELVVTTQFGSTSMLQRKLRVGFAKAGRLMDLLESRGVVGPSEGSKAREVLVKPDDLPALLAGLRGE, encoded by the coding sequence ATGGCCACCCGTACGTCTAAAGGAGCCTCCCCCGGTGCCGGGAAGGGGCCGGCGAGACGCCCGGCGTCCTCCCGTACGGCTCCCGCCAGGCGGGCGTCCACCGGGAAGGCCAGGAGCGCCCCGCGTTCGCGGAGTTCCTCCGGCGCGCTGCACCAGGACCCGATCAGCTGGGTCTTCGGCCTCATCGGCAAGGTGATCGTCGGCCTGTGGCTGCTGCTCGCGCACACCGTGGGCACCGCCGCGCGTGCCCTCGGCCAGAACGCCCGCGAGCTGGACCCCGTTCACCGCAGGGACGGCCTGGGCCTGGCCGTGCTCGCCGGGGCGATCACGCTGGCGTCGGTGATCTGGCGGCAGGCGGAGGGCGCGGTCGCCGAGGCGATCGACGGGTTCGTCCGCGGCGTGTTCGGCTCGCTGGCCTGGAGCGTGCCCGTCATGCTCGCCCTGGTGGCCTGGCGCCTGCTGCGCCATCCCGACCAGAACGCCGACACCAACCGGATGATCATCGGCTCGGGTGCGCTGGTGATCGGCATTCTGGGTGTCATCCACGTCGTCAACGACACGCCGTACCCCTCCGACGGCATGGACAAGGTCTCCGCGGCGGGCGGCATGATCGGTTTTCTGGCCGCGGCGCCGCCGGCGAGCATCCTGCCGCCGTTCATCACGATCCCGCTGCTGCTGCTCCTGTCCGGGTTCGGCGTACTGGTGATCACCGCAACGCCGGTCCACCGCATCCCCGAGCGGCTCGCCGAGGTCAGGCACCTGCTCTTCCAGCGCTCCGGCGAGCCCGTCCGCGGCCGGTCCCGCAGGAGCGGGGCCGGCAAGGGCGAGCGGGCCGCCAAGTCCGGCGGGCGGACGGGGCGGCAGCAGGGCAAGCCCGTCCCCGAGACCATCGACGAGCACGAGGGCGAGCGGCCGTACGACACGCCGGTGCTGCGGGAGAAGGACCGCGAGGAGCACGCCCCGGAGATCGTGCCGGGTCTGGTGGACGAGACGCCGGCCGAGGAGGGGGCGCCGCCCGGGGCCGAGCGCAGCCCGGAGCCGCCCGCGCCGACCCCCGCGCCGCGCACGGTGGAGCAGCTGGTGCTGTCTCCGCAGGCCGGCCCGTACGTGCTGCCCGATCTGTCGCTGCTGCGGTCGGGCACCCCGCCCAAGCCGCAGACCAAGGCCAACACCGTCGTGGTGAACGCGCTGACCAGCGTGCTGGAGCAGTTCGGCATCGACGCGCAGGTCGTCGGGTTCACCCGGGGGCCGACGGTGACCCGCTACGAGATCGAGCTGGGTCCGGCGGTGAAGGTCGAGAAGGTGACGGCGCTCACCAAGAACATCGCCTACGCCGTCAAGTCGGCCGATGTCCGGATCTTGTCTCCCATCCCCGGTAAGTCGGCGATCGGGGTGGAGATCCCCAACACCGACAAGGACCTCGTGGCGCTCGGCGACGTGCTGCGCTCGCCGGTCGCCCAGGCCGACCACCATCCCATGATCGTCGGTCTGGGCAAGGACGTCGAGGGGCGCACCATCGTGGCCAACCTCGCCAAGATGCCCCACCTGCTGATCGCGGGGGCGACCGGCTCCGGCAAGTCCGTCTGCGTCAACGGCTTGATCAGCTCGATCCTCATGCGCGCCACCCCCGACGAGGTCCGCATGGTCCTCGTCGACCCCAAGCGCGTCGAGCTGTCGGTCTACGAAGGCGTCCCCCACCTGATCACGCCGATCATCACCAACCCGAAGAAGGCCGCGGAGGCGCTGGAGTGGGTGGTCGGCGAGATGGACCGCCGCTACGACGACCTCGCCGCCAGCGGATTCCGCCACGTGGACGAGTTCAACAAGGCCGTGCGCGCGGGCAAGCTCCAGCCTCCGCCGGGCAGCGAGCGCGTCTACCGGCCCTACCCCTACCTGCTGGTCATCATCGACGAGCTGTCCGACCTGATGATGGTGGCCCCGCGCGACGTGGAGGACTCCATCGTGCGGATCACCCAGCTCGCCCGCGCGGCCGGCATCCACCTGGTGATCGCCACCCAGCGGCCGTCGGTGGACGTGGTCACCGGCCTGATCAAGGCGAACGTGCCCTCGCGGCTGGCGTTCGCCACCTCCTCGCTGTCCGACTCCCGGGTCATCCTCGACCAGCCGGGTGCGGAGAAGCTGGTCGGACAGGGGGATGCGCTGTTCCTGCCCATGGGCGCGAGCAAGCCCATGCGCCTGCAGAACGCGTTCATCTCGGAGAAGGAGATCACCGAGATCGTCGCGCACTGCAAGGCCCAGATGCAGGCCGAGTACCGGGACGACGTCACCGCCGGCTCCACCACCAAGCGGGAGATCGACGAGGACATCGGTGACGACCTCGACCTGCTCCTCCAGGCGGCCGAACTGGTGGTGACCACGCAGTTCGGGTCCACCTCGATGCTCCAGCGCAAGCTGCGGGTCGGGTTCGCCAAGGCGGGGCGGCTGATGGATCTGCTGGAGAGCCGCGGCGTGGTCGGCCCCAGCGAGGGCTCCAAGGCGCGCGAGGTGCTCGTCAAGCCCGACGACCTGCCCGCGCTGCTCGCCGGTCTGCGCGGAGAGTGA
- a CDS encoding helix-turn-helix domain-containing protein, whose protein sequence is MKNVRSESIGSTLAEARRAAGLTVEQLSARTRIREPLIRAMERDDFSLCGGHFYARGHIRNIAKTVGLDPEAMVAAYEEAHGGRAAPMEAVPVFSATVPVKMRERRSAEWGTALGVALAVVIVFSVIRLMGGGGEQRVAEERPVQATAAARATEAAARDADASRKRGLVVVTVHARRPSHLRVQDAAGRRLFEGEIQAGTSSTWRARERVKLVIGDAGAVTLRVNGRDLGVAGRPGETVRRSFGPPARPAEARSGAAGGDADAGHRGAPSAPGR, encoded by the coding sequence ATGAAGAATGTGCGTAGCGAGAGCATCGGATCCACCCTGGCCGAGGCGCGGCGCGCTGCGGGGCTCACCGTGGAGCAGCTCAGCGCGCGAACGCGTATTCGCGAGCCGTTGATCCGCGCCATGGAGCGGGACGACTTCTCGCTCTGCGGCGGGCACTTCTACGCCAGGGGGCACATCAGGAACATCGCCAAGACGGTCGGGCTCGACCCGGAGGCGATGGTCGCGGCCTATGAGGAAGCGCACGGCGGGCGCGCGGCGCCGATGGAGGCCGTCCCCGTCTTCAGCGCGACCGTTCCGGTCAAGATGCGTGAGCGCCGTTCGGCCGAGTGGGGTACGGCGCTCGGCGTGGCCCTGGCCGTCGTGATCGTCTTCAGCGTGATCCGGCTGATGGGCGGTGGAGGCGAGCAGCGGGTGGCCGAGGAGCGGCCCGTGCAGGCGACCGCCGCCGCGCGGGCCACCGAGGCCGCCGCGCGGGACGCGGACGCGTCGCGCAAGCGCGGCCTGGTCGTGGTCACCGTGCACGCCCGCCGGCCGTCCCACCTGCGGGTGCAGGACGCCGCTGGCCGCCGTCTGTTCGAAGGCGAGATCCAGGCCGGCACCTCGTCCACCTGGCGCGCCCGCGAGCGCGTCAAGCTGGTCATCGGGGACGCCGGGGCGGTGACGCTGCGGGTGAACGGCCGGGATCTCGGCGTGGCCGGACGGCCGGGCGAGACCGTGCGCCGCTCCTTCGGCCCGCCTGCGCGGCCGGCGGAGGCGCGCTCAGGCGCCGCGGGCGGGGACGCCGACGCCGGCCACCGGGGGGCGCCCTCCGCGCCGGGCCGGTGA